A stretch of the Macaca thibetana thibetana isolate TM-01 chromosome X, ASM2454274v1, whole genome shotgun sequence genome encodes the following:
- the PBDC1 gene encoding protein PBDC1 isoform X1 translates to MAATSGTDEQVSGELVSVAHALSLPAESYGNDPDIEMAWAMRAMQHAEVYYKLISSVDPQFLKLTKVDDQIYSEFRKNFETLRIDVLDPEELKSESAKEKWRPFCLKFNGIVEDFNYGTLLRLDCSQGYTEENTIFAPRIQFFAIEIARNREGYNKAVYISVQDKEGEKGVNNGGEKGADNGEEENTKNRGEKGADSGEEKKEGINREDKTDKGGKKEKEADKEINKSGEKAM, encoded by the exons ATGGCGGCCACCAGTGGAACTGATGAACAG GTTTCCGGGGAGTTGGTGTCTGTGGCACATGCGCTTTCTCTCCCAGCAGAGTCGTATGGCAACGAC CCTGATATTGAGATGGCTTGGGCCATGAGAGCAATGCAACATGCTGAAGTCTATTACAAG CTGATTTCATCAGTTGACCCACAGTTCCTGAAACTCACCAAAGTAGATGACCAAATTTACTCTGAGTTCCGGAAAAATTTTGAGACCCTTAGGATAGATGTATTGGACCCAGAAGAACTCAAGTCAGAATCAGCCAAAGAG AAGTGGAGGCCATTCTGCTTGAAGTTTAATGGGATTGTTGAAGACTTCAACTATGGTACTTTGCTGCGACTAGATTGTTCTCAGGGCTATACTGAGGAAAACACCATCTTTG CCCCCAGGATACAATTCTTTGCCATTGAAATTGCTCGGAACCGGGAAGGCTATAACAAAGCTGTTTATATCAGTGTTCAGgacaaagaaggagagaaaggagtcaacaatggaggagaaaaaggagctGACAATGGAGAAGAAGAGAACACCAAGaatagaggagagaaaggagctgatagtggagaagaaaaaaaggaaggaatcaacagagaagacaaaactgacaaaggaggaaaaaaagagaaagaagctgacaaagaaatcaacaaaagtGGTGAAAAAGCTATGTAA
- the PBDC1 gene encoding protein PBDC1 isoform X2 has translation MAATSGTDEQVSGELVSVAHALSLPAESYGNDPDIEMAWAMRAMQHAEVYYKLISSVDPQFLKLTKVDDQIYSEFRKNFETLRIDVLDPEELKSESAKEPPGYNSLPLKLLGTGKAITKLFISVFRTKKERKESTMEEKKELTMEKKRTPRIEERKELIVEKKKRKESTEKTKLTKEEKKRKKLTKKSTKVVKKLCKVYREQHSRSFDLIESTSATVLLA, from the exons ATGGCGGCCACCAGTGGAACTGATGAACAG GTTTCCGGGGAGTTGGTGTCTGTGGCACATGCGCTTTCTCTCCCAGCAGAGTCGTATGGCAACGAC CCTGATATTGAGATGGCTTGGGCCATGAGAGCAATGCAACATGCTGAAGTCTATTACAAG CTGATTTCATCAGTTGACCCACAGTTCCTGAAACTCACCAAAGTAGATGACCAAATTTACTCTGAGTTCCGGAAAAATTTTGAGACCCTTAGGATAGATGTATTGGACCCAGAAGAACTCAAGTCAGAATCAGCCAAAGAG CCCCCAGGATACAATTCTTTGCCATTGAAATTGCTCGGAACCGGGAAGGCTATAACAAAGCTGTTTATATCAGTGTTCAGgacaaagaaggagagaaaggagtcaacaatggaggagaaaaaggagctGACAATGGAGAAGAAGAGAACACCAAGaatagaggagagaaaggagctgatagtggagaagaaaaaaaggaaggaatcaacagagaagacaaaactgacaaaggaggaaaaaaagagaaagaagctgacaaagaaatcaacaaaagtGGTGAAAAAGCTATGTAAGGTATACAGGGAACAGCACTCTAGAAGCTTTGACTTAATTGAGTCTACAAGTGCCACGGTGCTACTTGCATAG
- the PBDC1 gene encoding protein PBDC1 isoform X3 — MAATSGTDEQVSGELVSVAHALSLPAESYGNDLISSVDPQFLKLTKVDDQIYSEFRKNFETLRIDVLDPEELKSESAKEKWRPFCLKFNGIVEDFNYGTLLRLDCSQGYTEENTIFAPRIQFFAIEIARNREGYNKAVYISVQDKEGEKGVNNGGEKGADNGEEENTKNRGEKGADSGEEKKEGINREDKTDKGGKKEKEADKEINKSGEKAM; from the exons ATGGCGGCCACCAGTGGAACTGATGAACAG GTTTCCGGGGAGTTGGTGTCTGTGGCACATGCGCTTTCTCTCCCAGCAGAGTCGTATGGCAACGAC CTGATTTCATCAGTTGACCCACAGTTCCTGAAACTCACCAAAGTAGATGACCAAATTTACTCTGAGTTCCGGAAAAATTTTGAGACCCTTAGGATAGATGTATTGGACCCAGAAGAACTCAAGTCAGAATCAGCCAAAGAG AAGTGGAGGCCATTCTGCTTGAAGTTTAATGGGATTGTTGAAGACTTCAACTATGGTACTTTGCTGCGACTAGATTGTTCTCAGGGCTATACTGAGGAAAACACCATCTTTG CCCCCAGGATACAATTCTTTGCCATTGAAATTGCTCGGAACCGGGAAGGCTATAACAAAGCTGTTTATATCAGTGTTCAGgacaaagaaggagagaaaggagtcaacaatggaggagaaaaaggagctGACAATGGAGAAGAAGAGAACACCAAGaatagaggagagaaaggagctgatagtggagaagaaaaaaaggaaggaatcaacagagaagacaaaactgacaaaggaggaaaaaaagagaaagaagctgacaaagaaatcaacaaaagtGGTGAAAAAGCTATGTAA